A stretch of the Pseudomonas helvetica genome encodes the following:
- a CDS encoding GlxA family transcriptional regulator: MPNSPKTVHVLAFANVQLLDVTGPLQVFASANDMAAQRGLPPPYAPTVIADGGGAVMSSAGLALLAEPLPSESSDTLIIAGGWGVYTAAEDAALVDWVRQQAAVSRRVASVCTGAFLLAASGWLDGRRVVTHWTRCDQLAQKHPQLRVEPNPIFINDGPVWTSAGVTAGIDLALALVEADLGRGIALEVARQLVVFLKRPGGQSQFSVTLDLQQHGNRFDELHAWIAENLSLDLGIPALALQAGMSERSFIRHYRADTGQTPARAIELIRVETARRLLSDTGVPIKRIAVQCGFGSEETLRRSFLRAMGVTPQAYRERFSREDCCVAETCER; encoded by the coding sequence TTTGCCTCGGCCAATGACATGGCCGCGCAGCGAGGATTACCGCCGCCCTATGCGCCGACGGTGATTGCCGATGGCGGCGGTGCGGTGATGTCCTCGGCCGGCTTGGCGCTGCTGGCCGAACCGTTGCCGAGCGAGTCTTCCGATACGCTGATCATCGCGGGCGGCTGGGGTGTTTACACGGCGGCCGAAGACGCTGCGCTGGTGGATTGGGTGCGTCAGCAGGCTGCGGTTTCCCGGCGTGTGGCGTCGGTGTGTACCGGGGCGTTTTTACTGGCCGCCAGCGGCTGGCTCGACGGTCGTCGCGTGGTCACCCACTGGACCCGCTGCGATCAGCTGGCGCAAAAGCACCCGCAACTGCGGGTCGAGCCCAACCCGATCTTTATCAACGACGGCCCGGTCTGGACCTCGGCCGGGGTTACGGCCGGCATCGACCTGGCGTTGGCGCTGGTGGAAGCAGATCTGGGGCGCGGGATTGCCCTGGAAGTTGCCCGGCAACTGGTGGTGTTCCTCAAGCGTCCGGGTGGCCAGTCACAGTTCAGCGTAACGCTGGACCTGCAACAGCACGGCAATCGGTTTGATGAACTGCACGCCTGGATCGCCGAAAACCTCAGCCTGGACCTCGGCATCCCGGCGCTGGCGCTGCAAGCGGGCATGAGCGAACGCAGCTTTATCCGACACTACCGCGCCGACACCGGCCAGACCCCGGCGCGGGCCATCGAACTGATCCGTGTCGAAACTGCACGACGATTGCTGAGTGACACCGGCGTACCAATCAAACGGATTGCCGTGCAATGCGGGTTTGGCAGCGAAGAAACCCTGCGCCGTAGTTTCCTGCGGGCCATGGGGGTGACACCGCAGGCGTACCGCGAGCGGTTTTCGCGCGAAGACTGCTGTGTCGCTGAGACCTGCGAGAGGTAA